A single genomic interval of Sander lucioperca isolate FBNREF2018 chromosome 9, SLUC_FBN_1.2, whole genome shotgun sequence harbors:
- the rps15 gene encoding 40S ribosomal protein S15: protein MADTEIKKKRTFRKFTYRGVDLDQLLDMSYEQLMQLYCARQRRRLNRGLRRKQQSLLKRLRKAKKEAPPMEKPEVVKTHLRDMVILPEMVGSMVGVYNGKTFNQVEIKPEMCGHYLGEFSITYKPVKHGRPGIGATHSSRFIPLK from the exons ATG GCAGACACCGAGATCAAGAAGAAGCGTACCTTCAGGAAGTTCACCTACAGAGGTGTGGACCTGGATCAGCTTCTGGACATGTCCTA TGAGCAGCTGATGCAGCTGTACTGTGCCCGCCAGAGGAGGAGGCTGAACCGTGGCCTGCGCCGCAAGCAGCAGTCCCTCCTGAAGCGTCTGCGCAAGGCAAAGAAAGAGGCTCCCCCCATGGAGAAACCAGAGGTGGTGAAGACCCATCTGAGGGACATGGTCATCCTGCCTGAGATGGTCGGGTCCATGGTTGGAGTTTACAATGGCAAGACTTTCAACCAGGTTGAAATCAAG CCTGAGATGTGTGGTCACTACTTGGGCGAGTTCTCCATCACCTACAAGCCAGTCAAGCACGGTCGCCCTGGTATTGGAGCTACACACTCTTCTCGGTTCATCCCTCTGAAGTAG